Proteins co-encoded in one Microbacterium hydrocarbonoxydans genomic window:
- a CDS encoding DUF5819 family protein, producing MSTMTEASPDAQDENPRSTASSRPRPSWWVKLVAFAACLLTLWHIGASFLWIAPYSALREIPTQEVLAGYMLPMFGQSWSVFAPEPINGDYHFNVRAVIEKDGEEVETGWVSATDVELSMIRYNLFPPRAGIQSTEVASGQMGAFNKLNEQQQAVVALDFAEDDWQDWMVRSFDELEGDNPSTEAYMAEERLSTAYATQVAYAIWGADAVVKVQYRVSRQNVVPYADRNDPGAQRPDPTFSTTGWRSPIEEEGQSRENFANTFRSQFERTQP from the coding sequence ATGAGCACGATGACCGAGGCGTCACCGGACGCACAGGACGAGAATCCCCGCTCGACCGCATCCTCGAGGCCCCGCCCCTCGTGGTGGGTCAAGCTCGTCGCCTTCGCGGCGTGCCTGCTGACGCTGTGGCATATCGGTGCGTCCTTCCTGTGGATCGCCCCGTACTCCGCGTTGCGGGAGATCCCCACGCAGGAGGTGCTGGCGGGGTACATGCTGCCGATGTTCGGACAGTCCTGGAGCGTGTTCGCCCCCGAGCCCATCAACGGCGACTACCACTTCAACGTCCGGGCGGTCATCGAGAAAGACGGAGAAGAGGTCGAGACGGGCTGGGTCAGCGCGACCGATGTCGAGCTCTCGATGATCCGCTACAACCTCTTCCCGCCTCGCGCCGGCATCCAGTCCACCGAGGTCGCGAGCGGTCAGATGGGCGCGTTCAACAAGCTGAACGAGCAGCAGCAGGCCGTGGTGGCGCTCGACTTCGCCGAGGACGACTGGCAGGACTGGATGGTCCGCTCATTCGATGAACTCGAAGGCGACAACCCGTCGACCGAGGCGTACATGGCCGAGGAGCGACTCTCCACGGCCTATGCCACCCAGGTCGCGTATGCGATCTGGGGCGCGGATGCCGTGGTCAAGGTGCAGTACCGGGTGAGTCGGCAGAACGTGGTCCCGTACGCCGACCGGAACGACCCCGGGGCACAGCGGCCCGACCCGACCTTCTCGACCACGGGGTGGCGTTCCCCTATAGAAGAGGAAGGGCAGAGTCGCGAGAACTTCGCGAACACGTTCCGCAGCCAGTTCGAGAGGACCCAGCCGTGA
- a CDS encoding MFS transporter produces MTELSSAAAAAAVGTTGFKAPGTTPPRTPRSYAPGLAAVNFGVYLALLTPVMVSMAFKIQRLDPVNTEGSLGLVMGVGAAFALIANPLVGRLSDRTTSRWGMRRPWILGGAIVGLGGFIIIGAATSVLVVLLAWCLVQASLNAVLAAANATLPDQVPVSSRGKVSGIVGITTPVGILAGSFIVNFLPGDFERFVVPGAIALVLAVIFVLTLKDRRLTEKPATPFTIGTFFGSFVFNPRKHPDFGWTWLTKFFVMFGYAGIATFLPLYLVARFGLDEQGAVSTILLANLASMAAMAISAPLGGFLSDRIGKRRPFVAVAGLIMVVGLVLLAVAPSIALVIVAQTIIGLGAGSFLSVDLALATEVLPNPDDVAKDLGVLNMANALPQSIAPAIAPSIIALGAATPLGGYTTWYLFGALVALAGAVLVYRIKGVK; encoded by the coding sequence ATGACAGAGCTGTCATCGGCCGCGGCTGCGGCCGCCGTCGGAACGACCGGCTTCAAAGCCCCGGGAACCACGCCGCCCCGCACCCCCCGGAGCTACGCACCGGGCCTCGCCGCCGTCAATTTCGGCGTCTATCTGGCGCTGCTCACTCCGGTGATGGTGTCGATGGCGTTCAAGATCCAGCGCCTCGACCCCGTGAACACAGAGGGCAGTCTCGGGCTCGTCATGGGCGTCGGTGCCGCCTTCGCCCTCATCGCCAACCCGCTGGTCGGACGTCTCTCCGACCGCACGACGTCGCGGTGGGGCATGCGACGCCCGTGGATCCTCGGCGGCGCGATCGTCGGACTCGGTGGCTTCATCATCATCGGCGCAGCGACCTCGGTGCTCGTCGTGCTGCTCGCGTGGTGCCTGGTGCAGGCGTCGCTGAACGCGGTGCTCGCGGCGGCCAATGCGACACTGCCCGACCAGGTGCCCGTCTCCAGCCGCGGAAAGGTGTCGGGCATCGTCGGCATCACCACGCCGGTCGGCATCCTCGCCGGCAGCTTCATCGTCAACTTCCTGCCGGGTGACTTCGAGCGCTTCGTCGTACCCGGTGCGATCGCCCTCGTCCTCGCAGTGATCTTCGTGCTGACGCTCAAGGACCGTCGCCTGACCGAGAAGCCCGCCACTCCATTCACGATCGGCACGTTCTTCGGCTCCTTCGTCTTCAACCCGCGCAAGCACCCCGACTTCGGCTGGACCTGGCTGACGAAGTTCTTCGTCATGTTCGGCTACGCCGGCATCGCGACCTTCCTTCCCCTCTACCTCGTCGCCAGGTTCGGCCTCGACGAGCAGGGGGCGGTGAGCACGATCCTGCTCGCCAACCTCGCCTCGATGGCGGCCATGGCGATCTCCGCGCCCCTGGGCGGCTTCCTCTCCGACAGGATCGGCAAGCGCCGTCCCTTCGTCGCGGTCGCCGGTCTCATCATGGTCGTAGGGCTCGTGCTTCTGGCGGTCGCGCCGAGCATCGCGCTCGTGATCGTCGCTCAGACGATCATCGGTCTCGGAGCGGGCTCGTTCCTCTCGGTCGATCTGGCGCTGGCCACCGAGGTGCTCCCCAATCCCGACGACGTGGCGAAGGACCTCGGCGTGCTCAACATGGCCAATGCGCTGCCCCAATCGATCGCGCCGGCCATCGCGCCGAGCATCATCGCGCTCGGAGCGGCCACGCCCCTCGGCGGCTACACCACCTGGTACCTGTTCGGCGCGCTCGTCGCGCTCGCCGGCGCCGTGCTCGTCTATCGCATCAAGGGAGTCAAGTGA
- a CDS encoding choice-of-anchor G family protein, with amino-acid sequence MEGKTLRTRRAIGGGIAGVTAAAVVLASALVPSAANALDAANPNDPSVAQGQIIQLPAPLLGGLDIATLGHTLTSNPAAAGPEPGSLDITALEALNIQVGAVNLPLLTDGTEPGLLQLGDLGATQSFSSSPTQTQSIASSGTITSGGAIDAGAIDGSSNPASLELTGLLAQLGLTGVTDGIIDQASVSIGALASRAESNLDVVASEYRIADLGVDLHSQLIDDLADTLDTTVQTAVAPVNALVGTGGALSTLTNSIASTLDGINAIIAQVRSTGATASIVGLDTIGQTVADEVLNEPVQNTTGSVLVDLETGTISANLAQILVETGQGADLNSLPANTPVLSAATIEAIQQGVTSALTGTHPDSLNGKLASILTTTLNALQVQLRVNVELYTPGIPPIVPEISLATGDITVAGSLAQFAGVGPQPTVTPNITLAGLDLSLLTAPVVALLTSTLATVTAPLVNTALTSVVPALQVTLAETTGPLLDALDPVLQGVLSGVATITINEQNEPGDIPGDSFTVRALAIDLLPAIGGGVELDLGSSTVKAAAAAVAAIDAAATVQAGTNLPVTGSGWPANTDVSVQVTTPTGGIVNDPQVVTTDATGNFTLGAFIPAVTVPGPGYIVTATSGTTSATDTTEVLAAPSVDAAPAVQQGTDLAVTGANWPGNTVVSVQLTAPGGGGAIGGPVTATTDGSGVFTLAYPVPAGTPAAEGYVVTATAGAQTATDETEVTAAPVPVVDAADTVQAGTDLAVSGATWPANTDVTLQLTAPGTGENIGGPVTATTDGTGAFTTGYPVPASAVPGTGYVLTATAGAQSAIDTTQVTPAVAVDAADTAQAGTALPITGANWPANTDVTVQLTGPGAVAVGTPQVVTTDGAGGFTLNYPVPANAEPGTSYTVTATDGTQTATDTTEITAAASVDAADTAQAGTGLPVTGANWPANTEITVQLTAPGGGTVGGPETVTTDGTGGFTLDYPVPANAEPGTGYTVTATAGTQTATDTTEITAAATIDAADTVEAGTDLTVTGAGWPANTLITVQLTSPGGGTIGGPETVTTGALGGFTLEYPVPAGTPAGTGYTVTASAGTQTATDTTEVTAAAVVVDAAASVPAGSNLGVTGSGWPLNTTVTLQLTAPGGADVGGPVDVTTDGFGAFSTVYAVPADATPATGYTITATAGAITATDTTEVTAGDPGDVNTNASASASASADATADGDPSAQAAAEAAAFADATSNASAAADSDASAAAEAAATPDASTAASSDATTDVNASAATAAQAAAQADASDDANASASTAADANSAASSESAATSDSSSDASSEASANTNAAASASASADATADGDPSAQAAAEASAFADVTSTASAAADASAESAAEAAALTAASADASTTSTSDANAQAAAAAQAAAQADASDDANAAATALADANSSTAAQAAAVADASNDASADASTNANAAASASASANADATTAAVAEASAQAAAYADATSEGSAAADPAAEAAAQSAATANSSTAATADATSAANANAAVAAQAAAQADASDDTAAQASAVANADASSAADAAAIANSSTDASSEAAATSQANTNASASAAASAQADDDSNASAQAAAEAAALADATSSASAAADVTANAAAQAAATDDASTDASATATSDASAAAAAAAQAAAQNDATSTSEADSSASADADPNASAAAAANASASATASATAAADASAEAAAEASASATAEASASADADADPTQQLGIRVLVPVIERSQEQTAIGTGFRPGEVVTGVMTSDPIALGTQVANAQGTVTFTWTIPADYDLGTHTVTLTGPTSGSIATTFQVVAKGLATTGGDVQGGWIALAALLLMLGFGAIRFGRSRRPLVDTE; translated from the coding sequence ATGGAGGGGAAGACTCTGCGCACGCGCAGAGCCATCGGAGGGGGAATCGCGGGCGTCACAGCCGCCGCGGTCGTCCTCGCGAGTGCACTGGTTCCATCGGCGGCGAATGCGCTCGATGCGGCGAACCCGAACGATCCGTCGGTCGCGCAGGGGCAGATCATCCAGCTGCCCGCGCCGCTGCTCGGCGGGTTGGACATCGCAACGCTCGGGCACACGCTCACCAGCAACCCGGCTGCGGCCGGTCCGGAGCCCGGCAGCCTCGACATCACCGCGCTCGAGGCGCTGAACATCCAGGTCGGTGCGGTGAACCTGCCGCTGCTGACCGATGGAACCGAGCCCGGTCTTCTGCAGCTCGGTGACCTCGGTGCCACCCAGAGCTTCAGCTCGTCACCCACGCAGACGCAGTCCATCGCCTCGTCGGGAACGATCACCTCGGGCGGCGCGATCGATGCCGGTGCGATCGACGGTTCGAGCAACCCCGCGTCGCTCGAACTCACCGGGCTGCTGGCGCAGCTCGGCCTCACCGGCGTCACCGACGGGATCATCGATCAGGCATCGGTGAGCATCGGCGCCCTCGCCTCGCGCGCCGAATCGAACCTCGATGTCGTGGCCTCCGAGTACCGCATCGCGGACCTCGGCGTCGACCTGCACAGCCAGCTCATCGACGACCTCGCCGACACCCTCGACACGACCGTGCAGACGGCCGTCGCTCCGGTGAACGCCCTCGTCGGCACGGGCGGCGCGCTGAGCACCCTCACCAACTCGATCGCCAGCACGCTCGACGGCATCAATGCGATCATCGCCCAGGTGCGCTCCACCGGAGCCACGGCATCGATCGTCGGACTCGACACGATCGGGCAGACCGTCGCTGACGAGGTGCTCAACGAGCCGGTGCAGAACACCACCGGGTCTGTGCTGGTGGATCTCGAGACGGGCACTATCTCGGCGAACCTCGCCCAGATCCTGGTCGAGACCGGTCAGGGAGCCGATCTCAACAGCCTGCCGGCGAATACCCCGGTGCTCTCGGCCGCCACGATCGAGGCCATTCAGCAGGGCGTGACCTCGGCATTGACCGGGACCCACCCCGACAGCCTGAACGGCAAGCTCGCATCGATTCTCACGACCACGCTCAACGCCTTGCAGGTGCAGCTGCGTGTGAACGTCGAGCTGTACACCCCGGGGATCCCGCCCATCGTTCCCGAGATCAGCCTCGCGACCGGAGACATCACCGTCGCGGGTTCGCTGGCGCAGTTCGCGGGTGTCGGTCCGCAGCCGACGGTGACTCCGAACATCACACTCGCAGGCCTTGACCTCTCGTTGCTGACAGCGCCCGTTGTGGCACTGCTGACAAGCACTCTCGCGACGGTCACCGCACCTCTGGTGAACACCGCGCTGACCAGTGTCGTCCCCGCGCTGCAGGTCACACTCGCCGAGACGACCGGACCGCTGCTCGACGCGCTCGACCCCGTCCTCCAGGGCGTGCTGTCCGGTGTCGCGACGATCACGATCAACGAGCAGAACGAACCGGGCGACATCCCCGGCGACAGCTTCACGGTGCGTGCGCTGGCAATCGACCTTCTCCCCGCGATCGGTGGAGGCGTCGAGCTCGATCTCGGCTCATCCACGGTCAAGGCGGCGGCGGCAGCGGTGGCCGCGATCGACGCGGCCGCCACGGTTCAGGCGGGCACCAACCTCCCTGTGACCGGATCCGGCTGGCCCGCGAACACCGATGTCTCGGTGCAGGTGACCACGCCCACGGGCGGGATCGTCAACGACCCCCAAGTGGTCACGACCGACGCGACAGGCAACTTCACCCTCGGCGCATTCATTCCTGCGGTGACGGTTCCCGGTCCCGGCTACATCGTGACCGCGACGTCCGGAACCACCAGCGCGACCGACACGACCGAGGTCCTTGCGGCCCCGAGCGTCGATGCGGCTCCGGCGGTGCAGCAGGGCACTGACCTCGCCGTCACGGGTGCGAACTGGCCCGGCAACACCGTCGTGTCGGTGCAGCTCACCGCTCCCGGCGGTGGCGGCGCGATCGGCGGCCCGGTGACGGCGACGACCGACGGTTCGGGTGTCTTCACCCTCGCCTACCCGGTGCCGGCGGGCACTCCCGCGGCCGAAGGCTATGTGGTCACGGCCACTGCCGGTGCGCAGACGGCGACCGATGAGACCGAGGTGACGGCGGCGCCGGTGCCGGTGGTCGATGCGGCCGACACGGTGCAGGCCGGAACCGATCTGGCGGTCAGCGGCGCCACCTGGCCCGCGAACACCGACGTCACTCTGCAGTTGACGGCTCCCGGAACGGGCGAGAACATCGGCGGCCCGGTCACGGCGACCACCGACGGCACCGGTGCTTTCACGACCGGCTACCCGGTGCCTGCATCCGCAGTGCCCGGTACCGGCTACGTGCTGACGGCCACGGCCGGAGCGCAGTCGGCGATCGACACGACTCAGGTCACGCCCGCGGTCGCGGTGGATGCTGCCGACACGGCTCAGGCCGGAACCGCTCTGCCGATCACGGGTGCGAACTGGCCCGCGAACACCGATGTGACCGTGCAGCTCACGGGCCCCGGTGCGGTCGCCGTGGGGACGCCCCAGGTGGTCACCACCGATGGAGCGGGTGGCTTCACGCTGAACTACCCGGTTCCTGCCAACGCCGAGCCGGGCACGAGCTACACCGTGACCGCAACCGACGGCACGCAGACCGCGACCGACACCACCGAGATCACCGCAGCCGCTTCTGTGGATGCTGCCGACACGGCTCAGGCCGGAACCGGCTTGCCGGTGACCGGTGCGAACTGGCCGGCGAACACCGAGATCACGGTGCAGCTCACCGCTCCCGGCGGTGGGACGGTCGGCGGCCCTGAGACGGTCACGACCGACGGCACCGGAGGGTTCACGCTGGACTATCCGGTTCCCGCGAACGCCGAGCCCGGCACGGGGTACACCGTGACCGCGACGGCCGGCACGCAGACCGCGACCGACACCACCGAGATCACCGCAGCTGCGACGATCGACGCCGCAGACACCGTCGAGGCCGGCACCGATCTCACGGTGACGGGCGCCGGCTGGCCGGCGAACACGCTGATCACGGTGCAGCTCACCTCACCCGGTGGCGGCACCATCGGCGGACCCGAGACCGTCACGACCGGTGCGCTCGGTGGCTTCACTCTCGAGTACCCGGTTCCGGCCGGAACCCCGGCAGGCACGGGCTACACCGTGACGGCTTCGGCAGGCACGCAGACCGCGACCGACACCACCGAGGTCACGGCGGCAGCGGTCGTCGTCGACGCGGCGGCCTCGGTCCCCGCAGGCTCCAACCTGGGGGTGACAGGATCCGGCTGGCCGCTGAACACGACGGTCACGCTGCAGCTGACCGCTCCTGGCGGCGCTGACGTCGGCGGGCCCGTCGACGTGACGACCGACGGCTTCGGGGCGTTCTCCACGGTCTACGCCGTGCCCGCTGACGCGACGCCGGCCACCGGCTACACGATCACGGCGACGGCAGGGGCCATCACGGCCACCGACACCACCGAGGTGACGGCGGGCGACCCGGGCGATGTCAACACCAACGCGTCGGCCTCAGCATCCGCCTCGGCTGACGCCACCGCCGACGGAGACCCCTCCGCGCAGGCGGCGGCAGAGGCTGCGGCATTCGCCGACGCCACGTCGAACGCCTCGGCGGCGGCCGATTCCGATGCGAGCGCTGCGGCTGAGGCGGCGGCGACGCCGGATGCCTCGACCGCGGCATCGAGCGACGCGACCACCGATGTGAACGCCTCGGCCGCGACCGCCGCGCAGGCAGCGGCTCAGGCCGATGCATCCGACGACGCGAACGCCTCGGCGTCGACGGCGGCGGATGCCAACTCCGCAGCCTCGTCGGAGTCGGCGGCGACGAGCGATTCGTCGTCGGACGCATCGTCTGAAGCCTCGGCGAACACGAACGCGGCAGCATCCGCTTCCGCCTCCGCAGACGCCACGGCAGACGGTGACCCCTCCGCCCAGGCGGCGGCTGAGGCCTCGGCATTCGCCGACGTCACGTCGACCGCGTCGGCTGCGGCGGACGCGAGCGCCGAATCGGCGGCCGAGGCTGCGGCTCTGACCGCCGCATCGGCTGACGCGTCGACCACGTCGACGTCCGACGCCAACGCCCAGGCTGCAGCGGCGGCCCAGGCGGCGGCGCAGGCTGATGCCTCGGATGACGCCAACGCGGCTGCCACGGCACTCGCCGATGCGAACTCCTCTACGGCGGCGCAGGCTGCAGCCGTGGCGGATGCGAGCAACGACGCGTCGGCCGACGCCTCGACGAACGCGAATGCGGCGGCGTCTGCCTCGGCATCCGCGAACGCCGATGCCACCACGGCCGCGGTCGCCGAAGCCTCCGCGCAGGCGGCTGCCTATGCCGATGCGACGTCGGAGGGCTCGGCTGCGGCCGACCCTGCGGCAGAGGCTGCGGCACAGTCGGCGGCGACGGCGAACTCGTCGACCGCAGCCACCGCTGACGCGACCTCGGCGGCCAACGCCAACGCCGCGGTGGCCGCTCAGGCGGCTGCGCAGGCCGATGCGTCCGACGACACCGCGGCTCAGGCCTCGGCGGTCGCGAACGCCGACGCCTCGTCGGCCGCGGATGCGGCAGCGATCGCGAACTCGTCGACGGACGCCTCGAGTGAAGCTGCAGCGACATCGCAGGCGAACACCAACGCCTCGGCCTCGGCGGCAGCATCGGCGCAGGCGGATGACGACAGCAACGCTTCGGCTCAGGCCGCGGCGGAGGCTGCGGCACTCGCTGACGCGACGAGCTCCGCATCGGCGGCGGCGGATGTGACGGCGAACGCGGCAGCTCAGGCGGCCGCGACCGACGACGCCTCGACCGACGCCTCGGCCACCGCGACGTCCGACGCCTCTGCGGCGGCGGCTGCTGCGGCCCAGGCGGCGGCGCAGAACGATGCGACCTCGACCAGTGAGGCAGACTCGTCGGCCTCGGCCGATGCCGATCCGAACGCCTCTGCGGCAGCGGCTGCGAACGCCTCGGCGTCGGCGACGGCCTCTGCGACGGCAGCGGCAGACGCCTCGGCGGAAGCTGCGGCTGAGGCATCGGCCTCCGCGACGGCAGAGGCCTCGGCTTCCGCGGACGCGGATGCGGACCCGACTCAGCAGCTCGGCATCCGAGTGCTCGTTCCCGTGATCGAGCGCAGCCAGGAGCAGACCGCGATCGGAACCGGCTTCCGGCCGGGCGAGGTCGTCACCGGTGTGATGACGTCCGACCCGATCGCGCTCGGCACACAGGTGGCGAACGCCCAGGGCACGGTCACCTTCACCTGGACGATTCCGGCGGATTACGACCTGGGAACGCACACGGTGACGCTCACCGGACCGACCTCCGGCAGCATCGCGACGACCTTCCAGGTGGTTGCGAAGGGCCTCGCCACCACAGGTGGAGACGTGCAGGGCGGATGGATCGCACTGGCGGCCCTGCTGCTGATGCTCGGCTTCGGAGCGATCCGGTTCGGCCGCTCCCGGCGTCCACTCGTCGACACCGAATGA
- a CDS encoding glycoside hydrolase family 3 N-terminal domain-containing protein, translating to MHDVTTERPWLDATLPIDDRVRLLLDEMTVEEKAGLFFHTMIAIGDLDEQNPIFGTPSARDFVDVKKMSHFNLLGGAPSGREIAAWQNALQRLAASTRLGIPVTLSTDPRHSFSENPGASILAGPFSQWPETLGLAATRDPELVERFADIARQEYTAVGLRVALHPQVDLATEPRWARQTATFGEDAELAGILGAAYIRGFQGESFGPGSVATMTKHFPGGGPQKDGEDPHFPYGREQVYPGGRFELHLKPFEDAIAAGTRQMMPYYGMPVGTEHEEVGFGFNKSVITGLLRERFGFDGLVCTDWGLINDAEIFGQPFPARAWGVEQLSPRERMIKVLDAGVDQFGGEDCPEMLVALVEDGSVSEARLDASARRILREKFELGLFENPFVDEDAADAVVGRADFRAAGEDAQRASVTVLTNDGSLPFASGAKLYVEGIDAEVAASYGQVVSTPAEADLALIRLQAPFEQRETTFENFFHAGSLDFPDEVVEHVRAIAATVPTVVDVLADRPPILEPMAVAAAAVTVNWGASGAALLDVLSGRVSARGRLPFDLPRSMAAVEESRPDVPFDTADPLFRFGHGLTL from the coding sequence ATGCACGATGTCACCACCGAGAGGCCATGGCTCGACGCGACTCTTCCGATCGACGATCGGGTGCGCCTGCTGCTCGACGAGATGACCGTGGAGGAGAAGGCGGGTCTCTTCTTCCACACGATGATCGCGATCGGCGACCTCGACGAGCAGAATCCCATCTTCGGCACACCGAGCGCGCGCGACTTCGTCGACGTCAAGAAGATGAGCCACTTCAACCTGCTGGGCGGTGCTCCGAGCGGTCGCGAGATCGCTGCGTGGCAGAACGCGCTGCAGCGGCTCGCCGCTTCCACTCGCCTCGGGATTCCGGTGACTCTGTCGACCGACCCTCGGCACTCGTTCAGCGAGAACCCCGGAGCTTCGATCCTGGCCGGCCCGTTCTCTCAGTGGCCCGAGACACTCGGCCTCGCGGCGACGAGGGATCCAGAACTGGTCGAGCGCTTCGCAGATATCGCCCGACAGGAATATACCGCCGTGGGCTTGCGAGTGGCCCTGCATCCGCAGGTCGATCTCGCGACCGAGCCGCGCTGGGCACGACAGACGGCGACGTTCGGAGAGGATGCCGAGCTGGCTGGAATTCTCGGAGCGGCATATATTCGAGGATTCCAAGGAGAGTCTTTCGGCCCCGGGTCGGTGGCGACCATGACGAAGCACTTCCCCGGCGGCGGACCCCAGAAGGACGGCGAGGACCCGCACTTCCCGTACGGACGCGAGCAGGTGTACCCCGGCGGCCGGTTCGAGCTGCATCTGAAGCCGTTCGAAGACGCGATCGCGGCCGGCACGCGTCAGATGATGCCGTACTACGGCATGCCTGTCGGCACCGAGCATGAAGAGGTCGGCTTCGGATTCAACAAGAGCGTCATCACTGGTCTTCTGCGCGAGCGCTTCGGCTTCGACGGACTGGTCTGCACCGACTGGGGGCTGATCAACGACGCCGAGATCTTCGGACAGCCGTTCCCGGCGCGGGCGTGGGGAGTCGAGCAGCTGAGCCCCCGGGAGCGCATGATCAAGGTGCTCGACGCGGGCGTCGACCAGTTCGGCGGTGAGGACTGCCCCGAGATGCTCGTGGCACTCGTCGAGGACGGCTCGGTCTCGGAAGCGCGGCTCGATGCCTCGGCCCGCCGGATCCTGCGGGAGAAGTTCGAACTCGGTCTCTTCGAGAACCCTTTCGTCGATGAGGATGCCGCCGACGCCGTGGTGGGTCGCGCTGACTTCAGGGCTGCCGGTGAAGACGCTCAGCGGGCATCCGTCACCGTGTTGACGAACGACGGATCGCTGCCGTTCGCCTCCGGAGCGAAGCTCTACGTCGAGGGCATCGACGCCGAGGTCGCCGCATCGTACGGTCAGGTCGTCTCGACTCCGGCCGAAGCCGATCTCGCTCTCATCCGCCTCCAGGCCCCTTTCGAGCAGCGCGAGACGACGTTCGAGAACTTCTTCCACGCCGGGTCCCTCGACTTCCCCGACGAGGTGGTCGAACATGTGCGTGCGATCGCTGCGACAGTGCCGACGGTCGTCGACGTGCTCGCGGATCGTCCGCCGATCCTCGAGCCGATGGCGGTCGCCGCGGCAGCCGTCACCGTGAACTGGGGGGCATCGGGCGCAGCCCTGCTCGATGTGCTCAGCGGTCGCGTGAGCGCGCGAGGTCGACTGCCGTTCGATCTGCCGCGGTCGATGGCGGCAGTCGAGGAGTCGCGTCCGGACGTGCCCTTCGACACGGCTGACCCCCTCTTCCGCTTCGGGCACGGCCTCACGCTCTGA
- a CDS encoding HTTM domain-containing protein — MVLTAIDRISAFVGDWLFNGKKALYGLAVTRILFGVTAIGLLASNFSTRLYTFGSGSAWNGELAEPVSDFPKIWLFSAFHAAMGNDVLYTALYLLLGVLAVLFVLGWRFRIVLPVFFCLWVGFIEANDMVGDQGDNMFRIALFLLFFADPAARWSLDAKRRAKSGDWFPPNSQPALLGTMFHNLALVALTAQVCFVYASGALFKAGGEPWKEGYAVYNPLQTARFGTWPVLSDLVTAWGPMVVVASWGSIILQVAFPLMLLTRPTRLLGLLGILSFHIGIAVLMGLPWFSLTMIAIDSIFIRDRTWSRLSAGTVRRWNAAKRPAMSEAPPGTVA; from the coding sequence ATGGTCCTCACGGCGATCGATCGCATCTCCGCGTTCGTGGGCGACTGGCTCTTCAACGGCAAGAAGGCGCTGTACGGTCTCGCCGTGACGCGCATCCTGTTCGGAGTCACCGCGATCGGCCTGCTCGCATCGAACTTCAGCACTCGTCTGTACACGTTCGGTTCGGGTTCGGCGTGGAACGGTGAGCTCGCCGAACCCGTCAGCGACTTCCCGAAGATCTGGCTGTTCAGCGCCTTCCACGCGGCGATGGGGAACGACGTCCTCTATACCGCGCTGTATCTGCTGCTGGGCGTGCTGGCCGTGCTGTTCGTGCTCGGCTGGCGCTTCCGCATCGTCCTCCCCGTCTTCTTCTGCCTCTGGGTCGGTTTCATCGAGGCGAACGACATGGTCGGCGACCAGGGCGACAACATGTTCCGCATCGCGCTGTTCCTGCTCTTCTTCGCCGATCCCGCCGCACGATGGTCGCTCGACGCCAAGCGGCGGGCCAAGAGCGGTGACTGGTTCCCACCGAACAGCCAGCCGGCGCTGCTGGGCACCATGTTCCACAATCTCGCACTCGTCGCGCTGACCGCACAGGTGTGCTTCGTCTACGCCTCCGGCGCGCTGTTCAAGGCCGGGGGCGAGCCGTGGAAAGAGGGGTACGCGGTCTACAACCCGCTGCAGACCGCGCGCTTCGGCACCTGGCCGGTGCTCAGCGATCTGGTGACGGCGTGGGGACCGATGGTGGTCGTCGCGAGCTGGGGCTCGATCATCCTGCAGGTGGCGTTCCCGCTGATGCTGCTGACGCGTCCCACCCGACTTCTCGGCCTGCTCGGCATCCTGTCGTTCCACATCGGCATCGCGGTGCTCATGGGTCTGCCCTGGTTCTCGCTCACCATGATCGCGATCGACTCGATCTTCATCCGTGACCGCACCTGGTCGAGGCTCAGCGCGGGCACCGTACGGCGGTGGAATGCCGCGAAGCGCCCGGCGATGAGTGAGGCACCGCCGGGGACTGTGGCCTGA